In Mauremys reevesii isolate NIE-2019 linkage group 20, ASM1616193v1, whole genome shotgun sequence, the following are encoded in one genomic region:
- the RPAIN gene encoding RPA-interacting protein isoform X1, with amino-acid sequence MEALGQRHRALYKGPAAPPWKETYRRRCVERLKNSRAKLLDRYRQAGENVHCNARAALLVQEVMEEEWQALQSVNASLPSLRRKEALSQVLEDPDELAVLEEIQQELILQEQLTIEEYERSLQFDQDCLNAMLDSLDAGNKIICPMCKRNNLAVMSHLVLCQCGLYISTQGMTEQKLRSFLEDSVTEHGNQCLHNPEFSITTGMEGEANLLMSCPVCDSWTVLI; translated from the exons ATGGAGGCGCTGGGGCAGCGGCATCGCGCTCTCTACAAGGGGCCCGCAGCCCCGCCCTGGAAGGAGACCTACCGCCGG CGCTGTGTGGAGAGACTTAAAAACAGTCGTGCCAAGCTGCTGGATAGATACCGCCAGGCTGGAGAGAACGTGCACTGCAATGCGAGGGCCGCTCTTCTCGTGCAGGAGGTGATGGAGGAGGAGTGGCAGGCCTTGCAGTCAGTGAATGCAAGCCTGCCCTCCCTCAGGAGAAAGGAAGCGCTATCACAG GTGTTGGAGGACCCTGATGAACTAGCAGTACTGGAGGAAATCCAACAAGAGTTGATCTTACAAG aaCAGTTGACAATAGAAGAATATGAACGGAGTCTGCAGTTTGACCAGGACTGCCTCAATGCAATGCTTGACAGCTTGGACGCAGGCAACAAGATTATCTGTCCAATGTGCAAAAG GAATAACCTGGCTGTGATGAGTCATTTGGTTTTATGCCAGTGTGGATTATACATCAGCACACAG GGTATGACAGAACAGAAGCTCCGGTCATTTCTAGAAGACAGTGTAACAGAACATGGTAATCAGTGTCTTCACAATCCTGAGTTCTCCATCACTACTGGAATGGAGGGAGAAGCCAATCTTCTCATGAGCTGTCCG GTCTGTGACTCTTGGACAGTTCTCATATAA
- the RPAIN gene encoding RPA-interacting protein isoform X2: MEALGQRHRALYKGPAAPPWKETYRRRCVERLKNSRAKLLDRYRQAGENVHCNARAALLVQEVMEEEWQALQSVNASLPSLRRKEALSQVLEDPDELAVLEEIQQELILQEQLTIEEYERSLQFDQDCLNAMLDSLDAGNKIICPMCKRNNLAVMSHLVLCQCGLYISTQFEGKVAAQSCGSQTVVCRAHPRSPLNAMTGEPSSRGLGENMGLYILSSTKNKKR, translated from the exons ATGGAGGCGCTGGGGCAGCGGCATCGCGCTCTCTACAAGGGGCCCGCAGCCCCGCCCTGGAAGGAGACCTACCGCCGG CGCTGTGTGGAGAGACTTAAAAACAGTCGTGCCAAGCTGCTGGATAGATACCGCCAGGCTGGAGAGAACGTGCACTGCAATGCGAGGGCCGCTCTTCTCGTGCAGGAGGTGATGGAGGAGGAGTGGCAGGCCTTGCAGTCAGTGAATGCAAGCCTGCCCTCCCTCAGGAGAAAGGAAGCGCTATCACAG GTGTTGGAGGACCCTGATGAACTAGCAGTACTGGAGGAAATCCAACAAGAGTTGATCTTACAAG aaCAGTTGACAATAGAAGAATATGAACGGAGTCTGCAGTTTGACCAGGACTGCCTCAATGCAATGCTTGACAGCTTGGACGCAGGCAACAAGATTATCTGTCCAATGTGCAAAAG GAATAACCTGGCTGTGATGAGTCATTTGGTTTTATGCCAGTGTGGATTATACATCAGCACACAG TTTGAGGGGAAAGTGGCTGCGCAGAgttgtggttctcaaactgtggtctgtagAGCCCATCCCAGAAGTCCACTGAATGCAATGACTGGAGAACCAagcagcaggggcctgggagaAAATATGGGCCTATACATTCTCTCTTCTACTAAGAACAAAAAACGCTGA
- the LOC120387489 gene encoding complement component 1 Q subcomponent-binding protein, mitochondrial has translation MLLARALRSAAAALRPLPQRLPPSPLLRPAALLCDARPPAARPFTRSLWLLSGDAAGTQRPGLLRPQRASPAGVSCGCGGLHTEGDKAFAVFLTDEIKEEKKIQKHKSLPKMSGGWELEVHGTEAKLLRKIAGERITVTFNINNSIPPTFDEEPQEGQKADEQEPELTSTPNFVIEVTKDDPKQTLVLDCHYPEDEIGHGEEEESDIFSIREVSFQPTGESDWKDTNYTLSTDSLDWALYDHLMDFLADRGVDNTFADELIELSTALEHQEYIRFLEDLKSFVKCQ, from the exons ATGCTGCTCGCCCGGGCTCTGcgctccgccgccgccgccctcCGCCCGCTGCCGCAGCGGCTCCCGCCCTCCCCGCTGCTGCGGCCCGCGGCCCTGCTCTGCGACGCCCgcccgcctgccgcccgcccctTCACCCGCAGCCTCTGGCTGCTCAGCGGGGACGCCGCCGGCACGCAGCGGCCGGGCCTCCTGCGGCCTCAGCGAGCCTCGCCCGCCGGCGTGTCCTGCGGCTGCGGCGGCCTCCACACCGAGG GGGACAAAGCATTTGCAGTGTTTCTGACAGATGAAATTAAAGAGGAGAAGAAGATCCAGAAACATAAATCCCTGCCCAAGATGTCTGGAGGGTGGGAGCTAGAAGTGCATGGCACTGAAGCGAAATTGTTGCGGAAAATAGCTGGTGAGAG GATTACAGTTACATTCAACATTAACAACAGCATTCCACCAACGTTTGATGAAGAACCACAAGAAGGACAGAAAGCTGATGAACAGGAG CCTGAACTTACATCGACTCCTAACTTTGTTATAGAAGTAACAAAAGATGATCCCAAACAGACTCTTGTGCTTGACTGCCACTATCCTGAGGATGAG ATTGGacatggggaagaggaggagagtgaCATTTTCTCAATTCGGGAGGTCAGCTTTCAGCCCACTGGAGAATCAGACTGGAAGGACACCAACTACACTCTCAGCACAGACTCTCTTGACTGG GCTCTGTATGACCACTTAATGGATTTCTTGGCTGACCGAGGAGTGGACAACACATTTGCTGATGAGTTAATTGAGCTCAGCACTGCACTAGAGCACCAGGAGTACATTAGATTCCTTGAAGACCTTAAAAGCTTTGTCAAATGTCAGTAG